The Streptomyces lienomycini sequence ATCTCCTCGAGCACGTACTGCGTGCGGGAGGGGATCGGCGTGGGCACAGAGGTCATGCGCGCCTCTCGGAATCTCGCGTCGGATGCGCGGACAGATCTCGGACATCAGATCTCGCGTATCGCGTCTCATATATGACGTACGGAGTACGACGCGTTGAAGGTAAGAGGGGCGCGCGGCCACGTCAATGCTTCTGACAAAGGAAGTTGGGTCGGGTGTCCTCCCGCGTCAGGGCTGCGTCAGGCGGTGCGGGACCAGCCCGGGTCGCGTCCGCTCAGCCCCAGCGCGCGCTCCAGCAGCGGCGCGTCGGCGGGCACGGCGACGACCGGCCCGAACATGCCCTGGCCCCGGTCGGACTCGTCCGCGGCGGCGGCGAGCAGCCCGTACGCCGCCCGGACCGCGGCCGCGTCGGGGGCGTACTCCTGGCCGGTGGCGCGGGCGAGGTCCCAGCCGTGGATCACCAGTTCGTCGGCGACGACGGCGCCCGCGACCGCGCCGGGCAGGTCGATGCCGCCGGCCCGGGTCGCGCCGGTCCAGGCGTCGGGCTCGCGCCACGCCTCGGCGAGTGCGGCGAGCGCGGCGGCGAGTTCCTGGCGCCAGTTCGGCCCGATGTCCGGCATGGACGCCTCGGGGCTGGTGTCGGTGGTGGGCCCCAGGTCCTTGCGGGCGGCGTCGCGGAAGGCGACGGCGAGGCCGGTGAGGTGGCCGAGCAGGTTGCGCACCGCCAGGTCGGGGCAGGGCGTCGGGTCCGTGAGCCGGTCCTCGCACACGCCGTCGGCGAGACGGGCCAGGATCCGCGTCTGCGGACCGAGGTCGAGGGTGGTGGTGTCGGCGGTCATGGGCTGCTCCTCGTGGTGTGCGTGGCCGTCTCTCTCGGTAGGTGGACTCATCGCGCCCGCGAAACTCATCGGCCGCGGCGGCCGGTACCAGGTCATCCGCCCGATGCCCGCGCCCCGGCCTTAGCCCCACGCTGACCAGGTATGACGAAGGCACACAGGAAGAACCCCGCGGGACCGGAAGCACGCCGGCCCCTCGTCCGCGTCCTGCGCGACCGCGACGCGGCCCTGTATCTCGCCGGGGTGGTGGTGTCCGGTTTCGGCACCTCGGCGCTGTGGCTGGCCTCCGGGGTGTGGGTGAAGGACCTCACCGGCTCGGACGGGCTCGCGGCGCTGTGCGTGCTCGCGATGTGGACGCCGACGCTCGCGGGCCCGCTCCTGGGCACCGTGGCGGACCGCGTCCGCCGCAAGCCGCTGCTGATCACCGCGAGCCTGCTGATGGCCTGCCTGCTGCTCACGCTCTTCGCCGTCGACTCGCGGGACTCGCTGTGGCTGCTCTTCGCGGTGCTCTTCGTGTACGGCGCGGCGGGCGTCGTCCACGACGCGGCCGAGTCGGCGCTGGTGGCGGCCGCCGTCGATCCGGACCTGCTCGGCGACTTCAACGGCCTGCGCACGACGGCCAACGAGGGCATGAAACTCGTGGCGCCGCTGGCCGGTGCGGGCCTGTACGCGGCGTACGGCGGACCGAGCGTGGCGCTGCTGGACGCGGCGACGTTCGTGCTGGCCACCGGCGTGTACGCCGCCCTGCGGGTGCGTGAGGCACCCCCGCGCCGTCCCATGGCGAACTGGCGGCGGCAGACGGCCGAGGGCGCCCGGCACCTGTGGGGCCACCCCGGGCTGCGCCCGCTCGTCCTGGCGGGCGGCATCACGATGCTCTGCGCGGGCGTCAACGGCGCCGCGGTCTACGCCGTCGTCGACGCCCTCGGCCACTCCCCCGCGTACGCCGGCACGCTGTACGCCGTCCAGGGCGCCGGCTCGGTGGCGGTGGGCCTGCTCGCCGGACCGGCCGTGCGACGCCTGGGCGGACGCCGTTTCGCAGCCACCGGGATCACTCTGCTCGCGGTGGCGGTGGCAGCGCGAGCAGTCCCGTCCGACGCGCTGGCCCTGGCCTCGAGCGCGGCGATCGGCGCGGGCCTGCCCACGGTGCTGATCGCCGCCCTGACCGCCGTCCAGCACGAGACGCCCGGGCCGATCCTGGGCCGGGTCGCGGCGACGGCCGACTCCCTGGTCCTCGCCCCGAACGTCCTCGGCCTGGCCGCGGGGGCGGCCCTGGTCGAGACGGTGAGCCCGTGGCTGCTGCTGCCGGCCGTGGGCGCGGTCCTGCTGGCCACGGCGACGGCGCTGCGGTCGCCGTAGTACGTTGTGCCCCTCGCGCGCCGCTCATCCCGTCACGGAGCCGGATCACACGGTGAATGCGTCCCCTCGCGGATGCGCTCGAGGTCGCCGGTGGGACCATCCCCGCTCCAAGGGAGGTAAGGACCCCGCCCAGTGCTGCTCCCTGCCTATGGCAGTCGCCCGCCCCGCGGCCACCACCCGACCGGCCTCACCTCACCCCCAGCCCCGCCCGCACCCCCTCCAGGTCCCGGTCCGACGCCAGCCCCGCGTGATACAGCCGCAGTTCCGTGGCCCCCAGCTCCCGCGCACGAGCGGCGTCCGCGGCGAGGGTGCCGGGACTGCCGCCCATGCCGGAGACCACCGTGAGGTTGGCGGCGAGGACGGCCCCGTCACCGGCCTGCTCGGCGAAGGGGGTCAACAGGGCCGGGCCGCCCGTGCAGGGGACGACCACGCCGTCCGCGACGGAGAGGATGTGCGCGGGGTCGACGCCGGCGTTGGCGCCGCAGTGGTGGGAGACCGGGTCGGCGTGCAGGAGGACCTGGAAGCCGTCGGGTGCGGCGGCGCGGACCGCCGCGACCGCGGCCTCCTGAAGGGTGCGGGCCCGGTCGTCGCGCCACGCGCGCGTGGCGTTCGCCGTCGCCGCTCCGAGGAGCTTCTCGACGCCCGTCCAGCCCCCGTCCGAGGGCGCCGCGCCCCGCCACACCGGATCGAGGGCGGTGCGTACGGCGGTGGCGAGTCCGTCGGGGTCGAGGCCCCGACCGGCGTACCCGGCGCGGCAGTCGGGGCAGAAGCACAGCGACATCAGGTACTGCCCGGCGTCCCCGAGCCCCACCCCGCCGGTCTTGTCGTGGGCGTGCAGGTGGGCGAGGCCGTACCAGCCGAGGGACTCCAGCTCCGTGCCGCGCGCTCCGGGCCGTACCGCCGCCTCGGCGGCCAGGTCGGTGAGGTACGCGCGGGTGGCGGGCTGCGCGATGCAGGGCGCCCAGGGGTAGCGGTCGCCGTAGGCGTTGACGACGGAGGTGCTCGGGTGCTCCGCGCCGAGGCGGGAGTTGTGGGCGAGGACGACCCAGGTGTGCACGTGAAGGCCCGCGTCCGCGAGGGCGGCGGCGGCCTCGCCGTACGCGTCGCCGGGTGCCCAGTCGCCGGACTCGTACGGGCGGAGGGGGCGGCCCTGCCAGCGGGCGGCGTCCGGCGGGTAGAGGACCGCCGCGTGCTCGGCGGTGACGACGCGGTGGCGCGGGTGGCGCGGGGTGAGGGCGCGGGTGGAGTGGTAGGCGGCGGCCAGGGTCACCTGTGCCACGCCGAGGTCCGCGACGCGCGCGGGGGCCTCCGGGTCGCCGTTGACGTCCCAGGGGTAGACGAACGCCGACGCCTTCACCGGCCGGCCCCTTCCCCAAGCAGCTCCTGACCCCGCTCGATGATCCGGGCGAGCTGCTTCACATGCTCCTCGGGCGGCTCCCGCAGCGGCGTCCGCACCTCCCCCACGTCCAGGCCGCGCAGCCGTACGCCCGCCTTGACCAGGGCGACGGCGTACCCCCGGCCCTGGTCGCGCAGGTCGACGAACGGCCGGTAGAAACCGTCCAGCAGGCGGTGGACGGTGGTGTCGTCGCCCTCGCGCAGCGCCCGGTGGAAGGCGACGGCGATCTCGGGGGCGAAGCAGAACACGGCGGAGGAGTACAGGGGGACGCCCAGCGCGCGGTAGGCGAGCTGGGTCTGTTCGGCGGTCGGCAGTCCGTTGAAGTACAGGAACTCCTCGCCGGGCAGCTCCGTGCGCACCGCGCTGACGATCCGCTGCATCAGGTCGAGGTCGCCGAGCCCGTCCTTGAGGCCGACGACGCCGTCCGTGCGGGCGAGTTCCACGACGCTCGACGGGGTGAACACGGCGTTGTCGCGCTGGTAGACGATGACGGGCAGCGGCGTCGCGGCGGCCACCTCCCGGTAGTGCCGCACCAGTCCCTCCTGCCCGGCGTGCACCAGGTAGGGCGGCATGGCGAGCAGCCCGTCGGCGCCGGCGTCCTCGGCGAGGCGGGCGTAGCGCACCGCGAGGGCGGTGCCGTAGCCCGCGCCCGCGAGGACGGGCACCCGGCCCGCGGTCTCCTCCACGGCCGCGCGGACACAGGCCGCGAACTCCTCTGGCGTCAGGGCGTGGAACTCGCCGGTGCCGCAGCAGGCGAACACGGCGGCGGCACCCGCCTCGACCCCGCGACGCACATGGGTGCGGTAGACGTCGAGGTCGAGTCCGCCGTCGGGTCCGTACGCCGTGACGGGGAAGAACAGCGGCCCGCTGGGCGCGGTGAGCCGGGCGGCGAGAGGGGCTGAGGTCACGGGCGCTCCCCATTCCATATCTATGACCTACGTCTATATTTCTGAACGCGACCACGCTAAGCCGCCCCGCGAACACCGTCAAGCAGGTCCCCTCTTGACGCGCACCTCTCCGCTCCTTAGCGTGTCCACGCATATGAACACGAGGCACGCATTCGTACGACTGCCGCCGTTTCAGCAGACCTAGGAGTCCCGAGGATGCCCGCTCCCCGCACCGTCCTGCTCACCGGCGCCGCCGGCGGCCTCGGCACCCTGATGCGGGAACTGCTCCCCGAACACGGCTACCGGCTGCGCCTGCTCGACCTGCGTCCGGTCGAGGGCGAGCCTGAGGCGGTCGTCGCCGACCTCGCCGACCGGGACGCCCTGCGCGAGGCGGTCCGGGGCGTCGACGCGATCATCCACCTCGCGGGCATCTCCCTGGAAGCCCCCTTCGAGAAGATCCTCGCGGCCAACATCGAGGGCACGTACAACCTGTACGAGGCCGCCCGCGAGGAGGGCGTGCGCCGCATCGTCTTCGCCTCCTCCAACCACGCCGTCGGCTACACCCCGCGCCCGCGCGGCGACGACCCCCTCATCCCGATCGACACGCCCCGCCGCCCGGACACCTTCTACGGCCTGTCCAAGTGCTTCGGCGAGGACCTGGCCCAGCTCTACTGGGACAAGCACGGCATCGAGACCGTCTCCGTCCGCATCGGCTCCTGCTTCCCCGAGCCGACCAGCGTGCGCATGCTGTCGGTGTGGATGAGCCCCGCCGACGGCGCCCGCCTCTTCCACGCGGCCCTGACCGCCGAGAACGTCGGGCACACCGTCGTCCACGGCTCCTCCGCCAACACCCGCCTGTGGTGGGACCTCACCTCCGCGCGGGCGCTCGGTTACGAGCCGCGGGACGACTCCGAGCCGTACGCCGACAAGCTCCTCGCCGAGCAGGGCGACCTCGACCCGGACGACCCCGCGCACGCCCGCCTGGGCGGCCACTTCGTGACCGACCCCCCGATCTGGCCGTACTGACCAGAAGACGCCCGCGCGAGGCCGTCGAAGAGGCGGACGGGCACCGAACGGGCCCGTCCGCTTCCGTATACGGGCATCCGCACTGCCCGTTCCCACCCAGCCCCGCACTGCATCCCAGGTCCGAGACGGGCACCCGGCCCCGCAAACGGGCCCACCCGGGCAGTATCGGGTCCGCAACAGGCCTGGTCAGTGCCGCACGGCCGCTGTAGAACTTCCCCCAAGGGCCACACGGGCCCGAACGGGCAACCACACGGCGACGAGGCGGTGAGGCAGGTGTTCGGCATGGGCATGCGGACGGCGGAGGAACGCCAGCGCGAGATCGTGCGGGTCGCCCGCGCCAGCGGCTCGGTCGACGTCACCGCGCTCGCCGCCGAACTGGGCGTCGCCAAGGAGACCGTACGACGGGACCTGCGCGCCCTGGAGGACCACGGTCTGGTCCGCCGCACCCACGGCGGCGCCTACCCGGTGGAGAGCGCCGGGTTCGAGACCACGCTCGCCTTCCGCGCCACCAGCCACGTCCCCGAGAAGCGAAGGATCGCCTCCGCCGCGGTCGAGTTGCTCGGCGACGCGGAGACGGTCTTCGTCGACGAGGGCTTCACCCCCCAGCTCATCGCCGAGGCGCTGCCCCGGGACCGTCCGCTGACCGTCGTCACCGCGTCCCTGCCCGTCGCCGGCGCCCTGGCCGAGGCCGGCGACACCTCCGTCCTGCTGCTCGGCGGCCGGGTCCGCTCGGGCACCCTGGCCACCGTCGACCACTGGACGACGAAGATGCTGGCCGGCTTCGTCGTCGACCTGGCCTACATCGGCGCCAACGGCATCTCCCGCGAGCACGGCCTCACCACGCCCGACCCCGCGGTCAGCGAGGTCAAGGCGCAGGCGATACGGGCCGCCCGCCGCACGGTGTTCGCCGGCGCGCACACCAAGTTCGGGGCGGTGAGCTTCTGCCGGTTCGCGGAGGTCGGCGCCCTGGAGGCCATCGTCACCAGCACCCTGCTGCCCACGGCGGAGGCCCACCGCTACTCGCTGCTCGGGCCGCAGGTCATCCGCGTCTGAGCCCCCGTCATTCCCGGTCCCCGCACGGCACACCCACACCTTCCACCACCCTTTACCTCCCGATGTTTCCCCATACCTCCCCATACGTTCAGGAGCGATCCATGCGAACCCAGAGCCGACGGAGGCCGCGAGCCACGCTCGCCATGGCCGCCGCAGGGACGCTGCTCGCCCCGCTGCTCACCGGCTGCTGGGTCGGGGCGGGCGGCGCCGGATCCGGCGGCAACGCCATCAACGTCCTCATGGTCAACAACCCGCAGATGGTCGAGTTGCAGAAGCTCACCGCCGACCACTTCACCGAAGAGACCGGCATCAAGGTGAACTTCACCGTCCTGCCGGAGAACGACGTCCGCGACAAGATCAGCCAGGACTTCGCCAACCAGGCCGGCCAGTACGACGTGGCGACCCTCTCCAACTACGAGATACCGATCTACGCCCGCAACGACTGGCTGCACGCGATGGACTCCTACGTCGCCGAGGACCCGGGCTACGACGAGCAGGACATCCTGGGCCCGATGCGCGAGTCGCTCACCGGCGACGACGGCAAGCTCTACGGCCAGCCCTTCTACGGCGAGTCGTCCTTCCTCATGTACCGCAAGGACCTGTTCGCCAAGGCGGGCATCACCATGCCCGAGCATCCCACCTGGACCCAGGTGGCCTCCTTCGCCGAGAAGCTCGACGGGTCCCAGCCCGGCATGAAGGGCATCTGCCTGCGCGGACTGCCCGGCTGGGGCGAGATCATGGCGCCCCTGACGACGGTCGTGAACACCTTCGGCGGCACCTGGTTCGACCAGGACTGGCAGGCCCGGCTCGACTCCCCCGAGTGGGAGAAGGCGACGAAGTTCTATGTCGACCTCGTCCGCGAGCACGGCGAGTCCGGCGCCGCCCAGTCCGGCTTCGCCGAGTGCCTGAACAACATGACCCAGGGCAAGGTCGCCATGTGGTACGACGCCACCTCCGCGGCCGGCTCCCTGGACGCCGCCGACTCCCCGGTCAAGGGCACGGTCGGCTACGCGCCCGCCCCCGTGGAGAAGACGGACTCCTCCGGCTGGCTCTACACCTGGGCCTGGGGCATCCAGAAGGCCTCCCGCAACTCCGACAAGGCGTGGAAGTTCGTCTCCTGGGCGTCCAGCAAGGAGTACGAGCAGCTGGTCGGCGACGAGTTCGGCTGGTCCAACGTCCCGGCCGGCAAGCGCGCCTCGACGTACGAGAACCCGGACTACGTCAAGGAGGCCGCCGCCTTCCAGGAGATGACCAGGAAGGCCATCGAGGGCGCGAAGCCCAAGGACCCGGGGGTGCAGCCCCGCCCGGCACCCGGCATCCAGTTCGTCGGCATCCCCGAGTTCACCGACCTCGGCACCAAGGTCTCCCAGGAGATCAGCGCGGCCATCGCCGGACGCCAGTCCGTCGAGGAGGCCCTGAAGAAGTCCCAGCAGCTCGCCGAGAAGATCTCCGAGGAGTACGAGGGACGATGACCGCCACGACCACGGCCCCCTCGGCCGCACCCGACCACACCCGCCCCACCGTCCGCCCGCCGTCCAACCGGCTGCGCGCCTGGGCCACCCGCGCCCCGCTCCTCCCCGCCCTGGTCTTCATGATCGTGGTCACCCAGCTGCCCTTCGTGGCGACGCTGGTGATCTCCTTCTTCGACTGGAACGCCCTCTACCCGGACGCCCGCAGCTTCGCCGGCTTCGCCAACTACGGCGACGTCCTCGGCGACGCCGCCCTGCGCAAGTCGGTGTGGACGACCATCCTGCTGACGGTCGCGGTCGTCCTGGCCAGCCTGGTCCTCGGCCTCGCCCTCGCCCTGCTCCTCGACCGGAGGTTCAAGGGGCGCGGCGTGGTCCGCACTCTCCTCATCGCCCCGTTCCTGGTGGTCCCGGTGGCGGCGGCGCTGCTCTGGAAGCACGTCCTCTACAACCCCGAGTACGGCCTGCTCAACGGCCTGCTGCACTACGTCGGCGGCCCCCAGCCGGACTGGATCTCGGACACCCCGCTGCTCGCGGTCGAAGCCTCACTGGTGTGGCAGTGGACGCCGTTCATGATGCTCATCCTGCTGGCCGGCCTGCAGAGCCGGGACCAGCAGCAGATCGAGGCCGCCCGGGTGGACGGCGCGAGCGACTGGCAGATCTTCGTCCACCTCACCCTGCCCCACCTGCGCCGCTACCTCGAACTCGGCGCCCTGCTCGGCTCGATCTACATCGTCCAGAACTTCGACGCCGTCTTCACCATCACCTCGGGCGGGCTGGGCACCGCCAACCTGCCCTACACCGTCTACCAGAGCTTCTACCAGGCCCACGAGAACGGCCTCGCCTCGGCCGCGGGCGTCCTGGTCGTCATCGGCTCGATCATCATCGCGACCTTCGCGCTGCGCGTGGTGTCGTCCCTGTTCCGCGAGGAGGTCGGCCGCGCATGAGCGCCACCGCCGTACGCCCCGTCGTCACCGACACCAAGCCCGCACGGACCCGCCGCAAGGCCGGCGCCGGTCTGGGCCTGGTGGCCTGGCTGGTCGGCATCGTCTTCTTCCTGCCCATCGCGTGGATGGCGCTGACCTCCTTCCACTCGGAGGCGGACGCGGCCACCAACCCGCCGTCCTTCGCGGCGTCGCTGACCCTGGACGGCTACCGCGAGTTCTTCGGCGCGGGCGGCGGCGCCAGCCCCTGGCCCGCCCTGATCAACTCGGCGGTGGCGTCGATCGCCTCGACCCTCTTCGTCCTGGTCCTGGCCCTGCCCGCCGCGTACGCCCTCTCCATCCGCCCGGTGAAGAAGTGGACGGACGTCCTGTTCTTCTTCCTGTCCACCAAGATGCTGCCGGTGGTGGCGGGCCTGCTGCCGATCTACCTGTTCGCGAAGAACACCGACATGCTGGACAACATCTGGCTGCTGGTCATCCTCTACACCTCCATGAACCTGCCGATCGCGGTCTGGATGATGCAGTCCTTCCTGGCCGAGGTCCCCGTCGCGATCATCGAGGCGGCCCGGGTGGACGGCGCGAGACTGCCCACCGTCCTGACCCGCGTGGTGGCCCCGATCGCCCTGCCCGGCATCGCCGCCACCTCACTGATCTGCTTCATCTTCAGCTGGAACGAACTGCTGTTCGCCCGGGTGCTGACGGGCGTGGTCGCCGAGACCGCCCCCGTCTTCCTGACCGGCTTCATCACCAGCCAGGGCCTCTTCCTGGCCAAGGTGTGCGCCGCGTCGCTCGTCATCTCCCTGCCGGTGCTCGCCGCGGGGTTCGCCGCCCAGGACAAACTGGTCCAGGGCCTGTCGTTGGGAGCCGTGAAATGAAGGCCGCCGTCATCGAGTCCGTGGGCCGCGCCGTCGTCACCGAGGTCCCGGACCCGACGCCGGGTCCCCGCGAGGTCGTCGTCGAGGTCGCCGCCTGCGGCCTGTGCGGCACCGACCTGCACATCCTCCAGGGCGAGTTCGCGCCCAAGCTGCCGATCGTGCCGGGCCACGAGTTCGCGGGCGCGGTGGTCGGCGTCGGCGCCCAGGTCACGGAGGTGGCGGTCGGCGACCAGGTCGCGGTGGACCCCTCCCTGTACTGCTACGAGTGCCGCTACTGCCGCACCGGCCACAACAACCTCTGCGAACGCTGGGCGGCCATCGGCGTCACGACGGCGGGCGGCGCGGCCCAGTACGCGGTCGCACCGGTCGCGAACTGCGTGAAGCTCCCCGAGCACGTCCGCACCCAGGACGCGGCCCTGATCGAACCGCTCTCCTGCGCCGTCCGCGGCTACGACGTTCTCCAGTCCCGCCTCGGCGCGCACGTCCTCATCTACGGCTCCGGCACGATGGGCCTGATGATGCTGGAACTGGCCAAGCGGACCGGCGCGGCCAGCGTCGACATGGTCGACCTCAACCCGGCCCGCCTGGAGACGGCCCGCGGCCTCGGCGTCTCGGCGTCGGCCGCGACCCCGGACGAGCTGGACCGCCCCCAGGGCTGGGACCTGGTCATCGACGCCACCGGCAACGCGGCGGCGATCCAGGACGGCCTGGACCGGGTCGCCAAGGCCGGCACGTTCCTCCAGTTCGGCGTCGCCGACTACGCGACGCGCGTCCAGATCGACCCGTACCGCATCTACAACCAGGAGATCACCATCACCGGCTCGATGGCGGTCCTCCACAGCTACGAGCGCGCGGCGGAGCTGTTCGCGAACGGTGTCCTCGACCCCGACGTCTTCATCAGCGACCGCATCGCACTGGACCGCTACCCGCAGGCCCTGGAGCAGTTCGCGGCGGGCGTGGGCCGCAAGATCGTGGTCGTGCCGTAGATGTTGATCTTTTAGCCCGTCCGGCGTTTGAGGACGAGGCCGTTCAGGCCGAAAGGGGGGTCTGGGGGCGCAGCCCCCAGGGACGGGAAGGGAAGGGGCGGCGGGGGCGAAAACCCTGACGCCGCCGCTCCCACCACCCCCGCCCCGATTGGCCCCCGGGTAAGGGAACGGTAAAACGCCCCCGCTCGTTCACCCGGCAT is a genomic window containing:
- a CDS encoding NAD-dependent epimerase/dehydratase family protein codes for the protein MPAPRTVLLTGAAGGLGTLMRELLPEHGYRLRLLDLRPVEGEPEAVVADLADRDALREAVRGVDAIIHLAGISLEAPFEKILAANIEGTYNLYEAAREEGVRRIVFASSNHAVGYTPRPRGDDPLIPIDTPRRPDTFYGLSKCFGEDLAQLYWDKHGIETVSVRIGSCFPEPTSVRMLSVWMSPADGARLFHAALTAENVGHTVVHGSSANTRLWWDLTSARALGYEPRDDSEPYADKLLAEQGDLDPDDPAHARLGGHFVTDPPIWPY
- a CDS encoding carbohydrate ABC transporter permease, with protein sequence MTATTTAPSAAPDHTRPTVRPPSNRLRAWATRAPLLPALVFMIVVTQLPFVATLVISFFDWNALYPDARSFAGFANYGDVLGDAALRKSVWTTILLTVAVVLASLVLGLALALLLDRRFKGRGVVRTLLIAPFLVVPVAAALLWKHVLYNPEYGLLNGLLHYVGGPQPDWISDTPLLAVEASLVWQWTPFMMLILLAGLQSRDQQQIEAARVDGASDWQIFVHLTLPHLRRYLELGALLGSIYIVQNFDAVFTITSGGLGTANLPYTVYQSFYQAHENGLASAAGVLVVIGSIIIATFALRVVSSLFREEVGRA
- a CDS encoding carbohydrate ABC transporter permease, with the protein product MSATAVRPVVTDTKPARTRRKAGAGLGLVAWLVGIVFFLPIAWMALTSFHSEADAATNPPSFAASLTLDGYREFFGAGGGASPWPALINSAVASIASTLFVLVLALPAAYALSIRPVKKWTDVLFFFLSTKMLPVVAGLLPIYLFAKNTDMLDNIWLLVILYTSMNLPIAVWMMQSFLAEVPVAIIEAARVDGARLPTVLTRVVAPIALPGIAATSLICFIFSWNELLFARVLTGVVAETAPVFLTGFITSQGLFLAKVCAASLVISLPVLAAGFAAQDKLVQGLSLGAVK
- a CDS encoding 5-dehydro-4-deoxyglucarate dehydratase, with the protein product MTSAPLAARLTAPSGPLFFPVTAYGPDGGLDLDVYRTHVRRGVEAGAAAVFACCGTGEFHALTPEEFAACVRAAVEETAGRVPVLAGAGYGTALAVRYARLAEDAGADGLLAMPPYLVHAGQEGLVRHYREVAAATPLPVIVYQRDNAVFTPSSVVELARTDGVVGLKDGLGDLDLMQRIVSAVRTELPGEEFLYFNGLPTAEQTQLAYRALGVPLYSSAVFCFAPEIAVAFHRALREGDDTTVHRLLDGFYRPFVDLRDQGRGYAVALVKAGVRLRGLDVGEVRTPLREPPEEHVKQLARIIERGQELLGEGAGR
- a CDS encoding ABC transporter substrate-binding protein is translated as MRTQSRRRPRATLAMAAAGTLLAPLLTGCWVGAGGAGSGGNAINVLMVNNPQMVELQKLTADHFTEETGIKVNFTVLPENDVRDKISQDFANQAGQYDVATLSNYEIPIYARNDWLHAMDSYVAEDPGYDEQDILGPMRESLTGDDGKLYGQPFYGESSFLMYRKDLFAKAGITMPEHPTWTQVASFAEKLDGSQPGMKGICLRGLPGWGEIMAPLTTVVNTFGGTWFDQDWQARLDSPEWEKATKFYVDLVREHGESGAAQSGFAECLNNMTQGKVAMWYDATSAAGSLDAADSPVKGTVGYAPAPVEKTDSSGWLYTWAWGIQKASRNSDKAWKFVSWASSKEYEQLVGDEFGWSNVPAGKRASTYENPDYVKEAAAFQEMTRKAIEGAKPKDPGVQPRPAPGIQFVGIPEFTDLGTKVSQEISAAIAGRQSVEEALKKSQQLAEKISEEYEGR
- a CDS encoding DeoR/GlpR family DNA-binding transcription regulator, with product MGMRTAEERQREIVRVARASGSVDVTALAAELGVAKETVRRDLRALEDHGLVRRTHGGAYPVESAGFETTLAFRATSHVPEKRRIASAAVELLGDAETVFVDEGFTPQLIAEALPRDRPLTVVTASLPVAGALAEAGDTSVLLLGGRVRSGTLATVDHWTTKMLAGFVVDLAYIGANGISREHGLTTPDPAVSEVKAQAIRAARRTVFAGAHTKFGAVSFCRFAEVGALEAIVTSTLLPTAEAHRYSLLGPQVIRV
- a CDS encoding TIGR03086 family metal-binding protein; this encodes MTADTTTLDLGPQTRILARLADGVCEDRLTDPTPCPDLAVRNLLGHLTGLAVAFRDAARKDLGPTTDTSPEASMPDIGPNWRQELAAALAALAEAWREPDAWTGATRAGGIDLPGAVAGAVVADELVIHGWDLARATGQEYAPDAAAVRAAYGLLAAAADESDRGQGMFGPVVAVPADAPLLERALGLSGRDPGWSRTA
- a CDS encoding zinc-dependent alcohol dehydrogenase family protein — encoded protein: MKAAVIESVGRAVVTEVPDPTPGPREVVVEVAACGLCGTDLHILQGEFAPKLPIVPGHEFAGAVVGVGAQVTEVAVGDQVAVDPSLYCYECRYCRTGHNNLCERWAAIGVTTAGGAAQYAVAPVANCVKLPEHVRTQDAALIEPLSCAVRGYDVLQSRLGAHVLIYGSGTMGLMMLELAKRTGAASVDMVDLNPARLETARGLGVSASAATPDELDRPQGWDLVIDATGNAAAIQDGLDRVAKAGTFLQFGVADYATRVQIDPYRIYNQEITITGSMAVLHSYERAAELFANGVLDPDVFISDRIALDRYPQALEQFAAGVGRKIVVVP
- a CDS encoding MFS transporter, with product MTKAHRKNPAGPEARRPLVRVLRDRDAALYLAGVVVSGFGTSALWLASGVWVKDLTGSDGLAALCVLAMWTPTLAGPLLGTVADRVRRKPLLITASLLMACLLLTLFAVDSRDSLWLLFAVLFVYGAAGVVHDAAESALVAAAVDPDLLGDFNGLRTTANEGMKLVAPLAGAGLYAAYGGPSVALLDAATFVLATGVYAALRVREAPPRRPMANWRRQTAEGARHLWGHPGLRPLVLAGGITMLCAGVNGAAVYAVVDALGHSPAYAGTLYAVQGAGSVAVGLLAGPAVRRLGGRRFAATGITLLAVAVAARAVPSDALALASSAAIGAGLPTVLIAALTAVQHETPGPILGRVAATADSLVLAPNVLGLAAGAALVETVSPWLLLPAVGAVLLATATALRSP